The following proteins come from a genomic window of Pseudomonas hygromyciniae:
- a CDS encoding TonB-dependent siderophore receptor: MVLRFRPVVTSHLALGLLLSGGIGNSLAAELELPALNIQGEDESGYRAQSASVGGFEEAPLLDTPASITVINAALIKDQQARLLSEVLRNDASVGESYAPIGYYENFVVRGFSLNAASSYKINGRTVTGEQNVALENKQRVELLKGLAGLQSGIAEPSGVINYVTKRPEDVRSVTLSTDDRGSGYIATDVGGWFGSEQQFGLRANVAHEDLNSYVEHANGQRDFVSLAFDWNISPDAVLQLDAEYQDKQQRSVPGYQLLGGTEVPHDASPKKLLGHQSGSKQVGIESLNLNGKFEYRFSDQWKGSVSAARSKVVIDDYSSFAWGCYYVGTCNANTFSPEGDYDVYDYRSPDDTRRNDEIQAAMTGLFDTAGIGHELTFGTSAFRRVIDKRKSVNEYVGTGNINQDPETFPPTDKPLNDSHRRLDSRQYGLFVTDRISFNEQWQTVLGGREVRLDEKAFDETGVQARHTQKYVFLPNAALIFKPMENLSLYTSYSKGLSLGGEAPWYARIPGQILAPTVSRQLEAGVKYDWRRISFAAAVFQTRQAYQYAKPDSAGDFTYVQQGQQKNTGLELSANGWATERLQIATSVAAIRARVNGSGTPQYEGHQTINVPKLRASVYADYALPWVNGLAVLGGVQYSASKNANRTGNVEVGDYALVNIGSRYTTKVDGYETVFRLSVDNLFDKRYWRDAGEYMGDDYLFQGAPLTARLSASVNF; the protein is encoded by the coding sequence ATGGTTTTGCGTTTTCGCCCCGTCGTCACCTCACATTTGGCCCTCGGCCTGCTGCTCAGCGGCGGCATTGGCAACAGCCTGGCGGCTGAGCTTGAATTGCCAGCGCTGAATATCCAGGGCGAGGATGAGTCCGGTTATCGCGCACAAAGCGCGTCGGTCGGCGGCTTCGAGGAAGCGCCGCTGCTCGACACCCCGGCTTCGATCACCGTGATCAATGCCGCGCTGATCAAGGACCAGCAGGCACGCCTGCTCAGTGAAGTGCTGCGCAACGACGCCTCGGTGGGCGAAAGCTACGCGCCGATCGGCTACTACGAAAACTTCGTGGTCCGGGGTTTTTCCTTGAATGCCGCCAGCAGCTACAAGATCAACGGTCGCACCGTCACCGGCGAGCAGAACGTCGCCCTGGAAAACAAACAGCGGGTGGAACTGCTCAAAGGCCTGGCGGGCCTGCAAAGCGGGATTGCCGAGCCCAGCGGCGTGATCAACTACGTGACCAAGCGCCCGGAAGACGTGCGTTCAGTCACGCTGTCCACCGATGATCGCGGCAGCGGCTACATCGCTACCGATGTCGGTGGCTGGTTTGGCAGCGAGCAGCAATTTGGCTTGCGCGCCAACGTCGCCCATGAAGACCTCAACTCTTATGTCGAACACGCCAATGGCCAGCGCGATTTTGTGTCCCTGGCCTTCGACTGGAACATCAGCCCCGACGCCGTGCTGCAACTGGATGCCGAATACCAGGACAAGCAACAGCGTTCGGTGCCCGGCTACCAACTGCTCGGCGGCACCGAAGTGCCCCATGACGCCTCGCCGAAAAAACTGCTCGGCCATCAGAGCGGCTCCAAGCAGGTGGGCATCGAATCGCTGAACCTCAACGGCAAGTTCGAGTACCGCTTCAGCGACCAGTGGAAAGGCAGCGTCAGCGCGGCCCGCAGCAAGGTGGTAATTGATGATTACAGTTCGTTTGCGTGGGGTTGCTACTACGTTGGCACGTGCAACGCGAACACTTTCAGCCCCGAGGGTGACTACGACGTCTACGACTACCGAAGCCCCGACGACACCCGGCGCAATGATGAAATCCAGGCGGCCATGACCGGGCTGTTCGACACCGCAGGCATAGGCCATGAGCTGACCTTCGGTACCAGCGCGTTCCGCCGGGTGATCGACAAGCGCAAGTCGGTCAACGAATACGTCGGCACCGGCAACATCAATCAGGACCCGGAAACCTTCCCGCCCACCGACAAACCATTGAACGACAGTCACCGGCGCCTCGACAGCCGCCAGTACGGGCTGTTCGTCACCGACCGCATCAGTTTCAACGAGCAATGGCAAACCGTGCTCGGTGGCCGTGAAGTGCGCCTGGATGAAAAAGCCTTCGACGAGACTGGGGTGCAGGCTCGCCATACCCAGAAGTATGTGTTCCTGCCCAACGCTGCCTTGATCTTCAAGCCGATGGAAAACCTGTCTCTGTACACCAGCTACAGCAAAGGCCTGTCGCTGGGCGGCGAAGCACCGTGGTATGCGAGGATTCCCGGCCAGATACTTGCGCCAACCGTTTCCCGCCAGCTCGAAGCCGGGGTGAAATACGACTGGCGCCGCATCAGCTTCGCCGCCGCCGTGTTCCAGACACGCCAGGCCTACCAGTACGCCAAGCCCGATAGCGCCGGCGATTTCACCTACGTGCAGCAGGGCCAGCAGAAAAATACCGGCCTGGAGCTGTCGGCCAATGGCTGGGCCACCGAGCGTCTGCAGATCGCCACCAGCGTGGCGGCGATTCGCGCCCGGGTAAACGGCAGCGGCACGCCGCAATACGAAGGTCACCAGACGATCAACGTGCCCAAGCTGCGCGCCAGCGTATACGCCGACTACGCCCTACCGTGGGTCAACGGCCTGGCGGTACTCGGCGGCGTGCAATACAGCGCCAGCAAAAACGCCAATCGCACCGGCAATGTGGAAGTGGGCGACTATGCGCTGGTCAACATTGGCAGCCGCTACACCACCAAGGTTGACGGCTATGAAACGGTGTTTCGCCTGAGCGTCGACAACCTGTTCGACAAGCGCTACTGGCGTGACGCGGGCGAATACATGGGCGATGACTATCTGTTCCAGGGCGCGCCATTGACGGCGCGCTTGAGTGCGTCCGTCAACTTCTGA
- a CDS encoding carboxymuconolactone decarboxylase family protein produces MSARIDFYTASPDAMKAMLALEAAVGKLSIELPLLELVRLRVSQINGCAFCLDMHTADARKGGETERRLYTLSAWRETPFFTPRERAALAWAESLTLISHTHASDEDYALLNDQFSPAEQVDLSVAIATINSWNRLAVGFRKMPK; encoded by the coding sequence ATGTCTGCCCGTATCGATTTCTACACCGCTTCCCCTGACGCGATGAAAGCCATGCTCGCCCTGGAAGCGGCCGTCGGCAAATTGTCCATCGAACTGCCGCTGCTGGAGCTGGTGCGCCTGCGCGTGTCCCAGATCAACGGCTGCGCCTTCTGCCTGGACATGCACACCGCCGATGCACGCAAGGGTGGCGAGACCGAACGTCGCCTGTACACCCTTTCGGCCTGGCGTGAAACGCCATTCTTCACCCCACGGGAACGTGCCGCCCTGGCCTGGGCCGAAAGCCTGACACTGATCAGCCATACCCACGCCTCGGACGAAGATTACGCGTTGCTCAATGACCAATTCAGCCCCGCCGAACAGGTTGACCTGAGCGTGGCCATCGCCACCATCAACAGCTGGAACCGCCTGGCGGTGGGCTTTCGCAAGATGCCCAAGTAA
- a CDS encoding mechanosensitive ion channel family protein, translated as MLSFIADHPMLCALALILIDIVVWRLFSASPGNWKLIARLGIFAVFSAVLFNDGMNPMQLAPYADNTPLHLAATALQIGWWLFAARTLTVLLGALMMQRVGHTGRLLQDLMGAVIFLIAIIAAMAYVLDLPVKGVLATSGAVAIIVGLALQSTLSDVFSGIVLNTTKPYQLDDWISIDGTEGRVTDIDWRATRLQTSQGSMAVIPNSLAAKAKIINFSRPADMFGLAVSLQVSPHARPQTVLEALERAMQGCRQLLAKPAPSVAFKTSTGGGVEYEISGFVPAMGLKREVRNQLYDLAYRHLQAAGVSLLSSAESPTSPTTSPARALLESSNIFSTLRQEEKETFSQNMTLRTFRAGEMILPTGEVSDHLFIIESGVVSVMLAKAGHTFEGGRMGPGEVIGEAGILGEQSVPADFVAKTYCTLYRIEKEYLKPCLDARHDISEAMQNLLDFRLHAAQHLTQDAPIVPVKKGFLHWLRSRA; from the coding sequence ATGCTGTCTTTTATCGCCGATCACCCGATGCTGTGCGCCCTGGCGCTGATCCTTATCGATATCGTCGTCTGGCGTCTGTTTTCGGCCAGCCCCGGCAACTGGAAATTGATCGCGCGCCTGGGGATTTTCGCCGTGTTCAGCGCCGTGCTGTTCAACGATGGCATGAACCCCATGCAACTGGCGCCCTATGCCGACAACACCCCGCTGCACCTGGCCGCCACGGCGTTGCAGATCGGCTGGTGGTTGTTCGCCGCGCGCACCCTGACGGTCTTGCTCGGGGCCTTGATGATGCAGCGGGTCGGCCATACCGGGCGGTTGCTGCAAGACCTGATGGGCGCGGTGATCTTCCTGATCGCGATCATCGCGGCCATGGCCTACGTGCTCGACCTGCCAGTCAAGGGCGTGCTGGCGACGTCCGGCGCGGTGGCGATCATCGTCGGCCTGGCCTTGCAAAGCACCTTGAGCGACGTGTTCTCCGGGATCGTGCTCAACACCACCAAGCCCTACCAACTGGATGACTGGATCTCCATCGACGGCACCGAAGGCCGGGTGACGGACATCGACTGGCGTGCCACGCGCCTGCAAACCTCCCAGGGCAGCATGGCGGTGATCCCCAATTCGTTGGCGGCCAAGGCCAAGATCATCAACTTCTCGCGCCCGGCCGATATGTTCGGCCTGGCGGTGAGCCTGCAAGTCAGCCCCCATGCGCGCCCACAAACAGTGCTCGAAGCCTTGGAGCGTGCCATGCAGGGCTGCCGGCAATTGCTGGCCAAGCCGGCGCCAAGCGTGGCGTTCAAGACCTCCACGGGCGGCGGTGTGGAATATGAAATCAGCGGTTTTGTGCCTGCCATGGGCCTTAAACGCGAGGTGCGCAATCAGCTTTATGACCTGGCCTACCGGCATTTGCAGGCGGCTGGCGTCAGCCTGCTGTCGAGCGCCGAGAGCCCCACCTCGCCGACCACCTCGCCGGCGCGGGCGCTGCTGGAAAGCTCCAATATCTTCTCGACCCTGCGCCAGGAAGAGAAGGAAACGTTCAGCCAGAACATGACCCTGCGCACCTTCCGCGCCGGCGAGATGATCCTGCCGACGGGGGAGGTCAGCGATCATCTGTTTATCATCGAGTCCGGGGTGGTTTCGGTGATGCTGGCCAAGGCCGGGCACACGTTCGAAGGCGGGCGCATGGGCCCCGGTGAAGTGATTGGTGAAGCCGGGATCCTGGGTGAGCAAAGCGTGCCGGCGGACTTTGTGGCGAAGACCTACTGCACCCTCTACCGCATCGAAAAGGAATACCTCAAACCGTGCCTGGACGCGCGCCACGATATCAGCGAAGCCATGCAAAACCTCCTGGATTTCCGCCTGCATGCCGCCCAGCACCTGACCCAGGACGCGCCAATCGTACCGGTGAAAAAGGGCTTCTTGCATTGGCTGCGCAGCCGCGCCTGA
- a CDS encoding pirin family protein gives MKNIIGIYTSPRGHWVGDGFPVRTLFSYDTMGKHISPFLLLDHAGPEHFTPTTQRRGVGQHPHRGFETVTIVYEGEVEHRDSTGAGGTIGPGDVQWMTAAKGILHEEFHSQAFAKRGGALEMVQLWVNLPAKDKMSDAGYQTILDGDIPALPLANGAGSLRLIAGEFDGHTGPARTFTPIDVWDLRLNGGKAVTFDLHAGRNTALVVLKGTVQVNGGEVVREGQLVLFERDGKQISLESNTDAMVLLLSGEPIDEPIVGHGPFVMNTEQEIHQAFADFQSGQFGQLHGAAD, from the coding sequence ATGAAAAACATCATCGGTATCTACACCAGCCCACGCGGCCATTGGGTTGGCGACGGTTTCCCGGTTCGCACGCTGTTTTCCTACGACACCATGGGTAAGCACATCAGCCCGTTCCTGCTGCTGGACCACGCCGGCCCGGAACATTTCACCCCCACCACCCAGCGACGTGGCGTGGGCCAGCATCCCCATCGCGGCTTTGAAACCGTGACCATCGTTTACGAAGGTGAAGTCGAGCACCGCGATTCAACCGGTGCAGGCGGCACCATCGGCCCCGGCGACGTGCAGTGGATGACGGCAGCCAAGGGCATCCTGCATGAGGAGTTCCATTCCCAAGCCTTCGCCAAACGAGGTGGGGCCCTGGAAATGGTGCAGCTGTGGGTCAACCTGCCGGCCAAGGACAAAATGAGCGACGCCGGCTACCAGACCATCCTCGACGGCGATATCCCCGCGTTGCCCCTGGCCAACGGTGCTGGCAGCCTGCGCCTGATCGCCGGTGAGTTCGACGGCCACACAGGCCCGGCGCGCACCTTTACGCCCATTGATGTGTGGGATCTGCGCCTCAATGGCGGCAAGGCCGTGACCTTTGACCTGCACGCCGGGCGCAATACCGCGCTGGTGGTGCTCAAAGGCACCGTGCAAGTCAACGGCGGTGAAGTGGTCCGGGAAGGGCAACTGGTGCTGTTCGAGCGCGATGGCAAGCAGATCAGCCTGGAGTCCAACACCGACGCCATGGTGTTGCTGCTCAGTGGTGAACCCATCGACGAGCCCATCGTCGGTCACGGCCCGTTCGTGATGAACACCGAGCAAGAGATCCACCAGGCCTTTGCCGACTTCCAGTCCGGCCAATTCGGGCAACTGCACGGCGCCGCCGATTGA
- a CDS encoding efflux RND transporter periplasmic adaptor subunit, translating into MSTRLLLQSLFPPLALLLLLSGCNSQADPSANAAPSRPVLAAKVEAAASQQNAYTGVVAARTESDLGFRVSGKVIERKVDPGQHVSRGDTLLVLDIGDFELALRSANNRVNAAQAQLRQRRDDANRYQRLASTGAVSRQIFDQSATNLRVAEAELAAARSDASQIENRRTYSVLRADGDGVITDVRVERGQVVAEGQIVARLAHDGAREAIINLPENQRDRASQKALALPFGAPDHAVNATLRELSASADPVTRTYRARYVLHGTVERFALGSTITLRLQGNGQPPQTRVPIGALLDAGNGTGVWLIGADDKVSFAPVTVASLGQEEALLSGGVSPGQLIVALGAHLLHQGDSVRLLPAQALTLNRRQEP; encoded by the coding sequence ATGAGCACGCGCCTTCTCCTTCAAAGCCTTTTCCCGCCCTTGGCGCTGTTGCTGCTGCTCAGCGGCTGCAACAGCCAGGCCGACCCCAGCGCCAATGCTGCGCCATCACGTCCGGTGCTGGCGGCCAAGGTCGAAGCCGCCGCCAGCCAGCAGAACGCCTATACCGGCGTGGTGGCGGCCCGGACCGAAAGTGATCTGGGGTTTCGAGTCAGCGGCAAGGTGATCGAACGCAAGGTCGATCCCGGCCAACACGTTTCCCGTGGCGACACCTTGCTGGTGCTGGACATCGGCGACTTCGAACTGGCACTGCGTTCGGCGAACAACCGCGTCAACGCCGCCCAGGCCCAACTGCGCCAGCGCCGTGATGATGCAAACCGCTACCAACGCCTGGCCAGCACTGGCGCGGTGTCACGGCAGATTTTCGACCAGTCCGCGACTAACCTGCGGGTCGCCGAAGCGGAACTCGCCGCCGCCCGGTCGGATGCCAGCCAGATCGAAAACCGTCGCACCTACTCGGTGCTGCGAGCCGATGGCGACGGGGTGATCACCGACGTGCGGGTAGAGCGCGGCCAGGTGGTAGCCGAAGGGCAGATCGTCGCACGCCTGGCCCACGACGGAGCACGGGAAGCAATCATCAACCTGCCGGAAAACCAGCGCGACCGCGCCTCGCAAAAAGCCTTGGCCTTGCCGTTCGGCGCGCCGGACCACGCCGTCAACGCAACCTTGCGCGAACTGTCCGCCAGCGCCGATCCCGTCACCCGCACCTACCGTGCGCGCTATGTATTGCACGGCACGGTTGAGCGTTTCGCCCTCGGCTCCACCATCACCTTGCGCCTGCAAGGCAACGGCCAACCGCCACAGACCCGCGTGCCGATTGGCGCCCTGCTGGATGCCGGCAACGGCACCGGAGTCTGGCTGATTGGTGCCGATGACAAGGTCAGCTTCGCCCCGGTCACGGTGGCCAGCCTGGGCCAGGAAGAAGCCTTGCTTTCCGGCGGCGTCAGCCCCGGGCAACTGATCGTCGCCCTCGGCGCGCATCTGCTGCACCAGGGTGACAGCGTGCGCCTGTTGCCCGCCCAGGCACTGACCCTCAATCGCCGCCAGGAACCTTGA
- a CDS encoding efflux RND transporter permease subunit, with protein sequence MHGLNLSALAVKHRAVTLFLILAILAAGIFSFGKLGRAEDPLFTVKVMTISAAWPGATAQEMQEQVADRLEKRLQELDYYDRVETIAQPGFVSMRMTFLESTRPNEIQDLFYQTRKKLSDEAARLPKGVIGPFFNDEYSDVYFALYALEAEHLPHRQQVQMAEAIRQDFLRLPGVKKVNILGEQAQRVFVEFSYERLATLGIKPEQIFAALAAQNAVAPSGFVETAGARAYIRIDGAFDSLALIENVPLPVDGKVLRIADVATVSRGYEDPPSYRIRHQGDPALMLGIIMEKHWNGLDLDKSLKAEEAGIQADLPLGVNFAKVSDQAKNIRLAVDEFMLKFFVALAVVMLISLLALGFRVGLVVAAAVPLTLSIVFVIMLLTGREFDRITLGALIISLGLLVDDAIIAIEMMVVKLEEGFDRIHAATFAWSSTAAPMLTGTLVTIIGFLPVGFARSAAGEYAGNIFWIVGFALIASWLVAVVFTPYLGVKLLPNIQPVPGGHDAIYAGPWYQKLRHLVQTCVRRRWLVTGLVVSAFVLCGLGMAVVKKQFFPNSDRSELILEVYMPPGSAFKSTEAVAAQLEKALLQEPQTRMVDTYVGGGAPRFFLSLNPELPDPAFAKLIVQTADAHARDALKLRMRERIAAGEFPAARVRVTQLLFGPPVPFPVVFRVSGPDVNVLRSLSEEVRQVVAANHLTKDAFLDWGERSSGYRLELDQDRLRLLGFTPNEVKSQLNALLSGNPITEVREGNRTVSVVARAQGSQREDLGNLNNMTLTNSAGVSVPLAQVGHFQAVMEEPILKRRNRASTVEVRADIVDGVQPPDVEMAVYKDLQPLIARLPTGYRLDIGGPVEESAKANVALAALFPIMILLTLTVIMFQVRSFGVMFMVFATAPLGLIGAVPTLLLFNQPFGFNAILGLIGIGGILMRNTLIFTDQIRQNQEQGMATSEAIIEATVRRARPVILTALAAALAFIPLTLSVFWSSLAYVLIGGVLVGTLLTLLFLPALCSLVLGRDKKRAAIPQTP encoded by the coding sequence ATGCATGGCCTCAACCTCTCTGCACTGGCGGTCAAGCACCGCGCCGTCACGCTGTTCCTGATTCTCGCGATACTCGCCGCCGGGATTTTTTCCTTTGGCAAACTGGGACGTGCCGAAGACCCGTTGTTCACGGTCAAGGTCATGACCATCAGCGCCGCCTGGCCCGGCGCCACGGCCCAGGAGATGCAGGAGCAAGTGGCCGACCGCCTGGAAAAGCGCCTGCAAGAACTGGACTATTACGATCGGGTGGAAACCATCGCCCAACCGGGTTTCGTGTCGATGCGCATGACCTTCCTCGAGTCCACGCGCCCCAATGAAATCCAGGACCTGTTCTACCAGACCCGCAAAAAACTCAGCGACGAAGCCGCCAGGCTGCCCAAAGGTGTGATCGGGCCCTTCTTCAACGATGAATATTCCGATGTGTACTTCGCCCTGTACGCCCTGGAAGCCGAACACCTGCCCCATCGCCAACAGGTACAGATGGCCGAAGCCATACGCCAGGACTTCCTCAGGCTACCGGGGGTGAAGAAGGTCAATATCCTCGGCGAGCAGGCGCAGCGGGTGTTTGTCGAGTTTTCCTATGAGCGCCTGGCCACCCTGGGGATCAAGCCCGAGCAGATCTTCGCCGCCCTCGCCGCGCAAAACGCCGTGGCCCCATCGGGGTTTGTCGAAACCGCCGGCGCCCGCGCCTATATCCGTATCGACGGCGCCTTCGACAGCTTGGCGCTGATCGAAAACGTGCCGCTGCCGGTGGACGGCAAAGTGCTGCGCATCGCTGACGTCGCCACCGTCAGCCGTGGCTATGAAGACCCGCCCAGCTACCGCATCCGCCACCAGGGCGACCCCGCGTTGATGCTCGGCATCATCATGGAAAAACACTGGAATGGCCTGGACCTGGACAAGAGCCTCAAAGCCGAGGAAGCGGGGATCCAGGCGGATCTGCCCCTGGGCGTCAACTTTGCGAAAGTCTCCGACCAGGCGAAAAACATCCGCCTGGCAGTCGATGAATTCATGCTCAAGTTCTTCGTCGCCCTGGCCGTGGTGATGCTCATCAGTCTGTTGGCCCTGGGCTTTCGCGTCGGTTTGGTGGTGGCGGCAGCGGTGCCGCTGACCCTGTCCATCGTGTTTGTGATCATGCTGCTGACCGGCCGTGAATTTGACCGCATCACCCTCGGCGCGCTGATTATTTCCCTGGGGCTTTTGGTGGACGACGCGATCATCGCCATTGAAATGATGGTGGTGAAGCTCGAAGAAGGTTTCGACCGCATCCACGCCGCCACCTTCGCCTGGAGTTCCACCGCCGCCCCCATGCTGACCGGCACCCTGGTGACGATCATCGGCTTTCTGCCGGTGGGTTTTGCCCGTTCGGCTGCGGGCGAGTATGCCGGCAATATCTTCTGGATCGTTGGCTTTGCCCTGATCGCCTCCTGGTTGGTGGCGGTGGTATTTACCCCGTACCTGGGGGTCAAGCTGCTGCCGAACATCCAGCCGGTGCCCGGCGGCCACGACGCAATCTATGCCGGCCCCTGGTACCAGAAACTGCGCCACCTGGTGCAAACCTGCGTGCGCCGACGCTGGCTGGTGACCGGCCTGGTCGTGTCGGCGTTTGTGCTGTGCGGCTTGGGCATGGCCGTGGTGAAGAAGCAGTTCTTCCCTAACTCCGACCGCTCCGAACTGATTCTGGAGGTGTATATGCCACCGGGCAGTGCCTTCAAAAGCACCGAGGCGGTGGCGGCGCAACTGGAAAAGGCGCTGCTGCAGGAACCGCAAACCCGCATGGTCGACACCTATGTGGGCGGCGGTGCGCCCCGCTTTTTCCTGTCGCTCAACCCTGAGTTGCCCGACCCGGCGTTCGCCAAACTGATCGTGCAAACCGCCGATGCCCATGCCCGGGACGCCTTGAAACTGCGCATGCGCGAACGTATCGCCGCCGGCGAATTCCCCGCCGCGCGGGTACGGGTCACGCAATTGCTGTTCGGCCCGCCGGTGCCCTTCCCGGTGGTGTTTCGCGTGTCGGGTCCGGACGTGAATGTGTTGCGCAGCCTGTCTGAAGAAGTGCGCCAGGTGGTCGCCGCCAACCACCTGACCAAGGATGCGTTCCTCGATTGGGGCGAGCGCAGCAGCGGTTATCGCCTGGAGCTGGACCAGGATCGCCTGCGCCTGCTGGGCTTCACCCCCAACGAGGTGAAGTCCCAACTCAATGCCCTGCTCAGCGGCAACCCCATCACCGAAGTGCGCGAAGGTAACCGTACGGTGTCGGTGGTAGCCCGTGCCCAGGGCAGCCAACGTGAAGACCTCGGCAACCTCAATAATATGACCCTGACCAACAGCGCCGGGGTATCGGTGCCCCTGGCTCAGGTAGGGCATTTTCAGGCGGTGATGGAAGAACCGATCCTCAAGCGCCGCAACCGCGCGAGCACCGTCGAAGTACGCGCCGACATCGTCGACGGCGTGCAGCCGCCCGATGTGGAAATGGCCGTCTACAAAGACCTGCAACCGCTGATCGCTCGATTGCCGACCGGCTATCGCCTGGACATTGGCGGCCCGGTGGAAGAAAGCGCCAAGGCCAACGTGGCCCTCGCGGCGCTATTCCCCATCATGATCCTGCTGACCCTGACGGTGATCATGTTCCAGGTGCGCTCGTTCGGCGTGATGTTTATGGTCTTCGCCACCGCGCCGCTGGGTTTGATCGGCGCGGTGCCGACCCTGCTGCTGTTCAACCAGCCGTTCGGCTTCAATGCGATCCTGGGGCTGATCGGAATTGGCGGGATCCTGATGCGCAACACGCTGATCTTCACCGATCAGATCCGCCAGAATCAGGAACAGGGCATGGCAACCAGCGAAGCGATTATCGAAGCCACCGTACGCCGCGCACGGCCGGTGATATTGACCGCACTGGCGGCGGCCTTGGCGTTTATTCCGCTGACGTTATCGGTGTTCTGGTCGTCGCTGGCCTATGTGCTGATTGGTGGGGTGCTGGTGGGGACGCTATTGACGCTGCTGTTCTTGCCGGCGTTGTGCAGCTTGGTGTTGGGCCGGGACAAGAAGCGGGCAGCAATCCCCCAAACCCCATAA